CGACGAGGGCGACGACCCGGAGGTCAAGGAGGTCTGCGCCCGCCTCGGCGTGCACCACTTCTCGCGCAAGGGCGTCGCGAAGTGGAACCAGGCCAGGGGCCCGCACCGCGCCAGGACCAAGCACGGCAACTACAACGCCTGGCTCGACGCGTACGGCGACGACTACGACTTCTTCGCGTCCGTCGACACCGACCACGTACCGCTGCCCAACTACCTGGAGCGGATGCTCGGCTTCTTCCGCGACCCCGACGTCGGCTTCGTGATCGGCCCGCAGGTGTACGGCAACTACGACACGTTCGTCACCAAGGCCGCCGAGTCGCAGCAGTTCCTCTTCCACGCGCTGATCCAGCGGGCCAGCAACCGTTACGGCGCCCCGATGTTCGTCGGCACCTCCAACGCCGTACGGATCAGGGCGCTGAAGCAGATCGGCGGGCTGTACGACTCGATCACCGAGGACATGGCGACCGGCTTCGAGATCCACCGCCACCGCAACCCGGCCACCGGCAGGAAGTGGCGCTCGGTCTACACCCCGGACGTGCTCGCGGTCGGTGAGGGACCGAGCGCCTGGACGGACTTCTTCACCCAGCAGATGCGCTGGTCGCGCGGGACGTACGAGACGATCCTCAAGCAGTACTGGAAGGGCTGGTACTCGCTGCCGCCGACCAAGCTGTTCAACTACACGATGATGATCATCTTCTATCCGATGTCGGCCCTGAACTGGATCCTCGCGGCGCTGAGCTGCGCGCTGTTCCTGGGGCTGGGCGCCTCGGGCGTGAACATCGACCCGGCGGTCTGGCTGATGCTCTACGGCAACGCCTCCGCCCTCCAGATCGGCCTGTACGTCTGGAACCGCCGCCACAACGTCTCCCCGCACGAGCCGGAGGGCTCCGGCGGTGTGGCCGGGATGGTGATGTCCGCGCTGTCGGCGCCGCTGTACGCGAAGGCGCTGATCGACTCGGTGCTGCGGCGCAAGAGCAAGTTCGTGGTCACGCCCAAGGGCGACTCGGCGAGCCCGGACCGGTGGTTCGGGACCTTCCGGTACCACTGGTACTTCGTCCTGATCTTCGGCGCCTCGATCGCCGCGGGCTTCTGTCTCGGTCACTCCCACCCCGCGATGATCATCTGGGCGTCGTTCGCGACGCTGATTACCGCCACGCCGGTCCTCGCCTGGCGCTGGGAGCTGCGGCAGGCGAGGAAGCGGCCCACGGCGCCGAGCGCGCCGGAGCCGCAGGACGCGGTGCCCGCGCCGACACCGGCGCACGGTGTGCCCACGCCCACCCCGGCGCACGGGGTGGCCCGATGAACGACCGCGCCGGCCGCCGCCGCGCCCGCCGTCTCGCGATCGGCACGGTGGTGGTGCTGGCGGTGGCCGGGATGAACGGGCCGTGGCTCTACCGGGTCGGGAGCGAGAAGTACCACCAGTACCGCATCAGCAGACCCGAGTACATGGCGGAGAACGGCCGCTGGGAGATCGTGGAGTTCCCGCCGGAGTACCGCCAGAACACCATTCACGCGGCGCTGCTGCACACCGGCAAGATCCTGCTGGTGGCCGGGTCGGGCAACAACCAGGACAACTTCGACGCGAAGCGGTTCGACACCCGGCTCTGGGACCCGGCCGAGGGCACCATCGAGAAGGTGCCGACGCCCAACGACCTGTTCTGCACGGGCCACACGCAATTGGCGAACGGCCGTCTGCTGATCGCGGGCGGCACCAAGCGGTACGAGAAACTCGCGGGTGACGTGAAGAAGGCCGGCGGCCTGATGATCGTCTACAACGAGAACCCGGACAAGCCGATCACCCTGCCCGCGGGCACGAAGTTCACCGGCAAGGAGAACGGCAGGACGTTCGTCTCCAAGGACCCGGTGCTGGTGCCGCGCGCGAAGAAGGTCTTCGACAAGAAGACCGGACGGTTCCTGCGCAACGACCCCGGGTTCGGACGGATCTACGTCGAGGCCGCCAAGGAGGGCGCGAAGTACGAGACCGGCACCCAGGACAACTACAGCGTCCAGGGGCTGACCGGGGCGGACGCGCGCAACACGTACGGCATCGCGCAGAAGCTGGCGCTGGACAAGAAGGACTTCCAGGGAATCCGGGACGCCTACGAGTTCGACCCGGTCGCCGAGAAGTACGTCAAGGTCGACCCGATGAAGGAGGCCCGCTGGTATCCGACGCTCACCACGTTGAGCGACGGGAAGGTGCTCAGTGTGTCCGGGCTGGACGACATCGGGCAGTTGGTCCCGGGCAAGAACGAGGTGTTCGACCCGGAGACCAAGCAGTGGACCTACACCGAGAAGGAGCGGCAGTTCCCGACGTATCCGGCGCTGTTCCTGATGCAGAACGGGAAGATCTTCTACTCCGGGGCGAACGCGGGGTACGGGCCGGACGACGTGGGGCGGGATCCGGGGATCTGGGACGTGACGAGCAACAGGTTCACCGAGGTGCCCGGGATGAGCGACGCGAACATGCTGGAGACCGCGAACACGGTGCTGCTGCCGCCGGCCCAGGACGAGACGTACATGGTGATCGGCGGGGGCGGGGTCGGCGAGTCCAGGCTGTCGAGCGCGAAGACCAGGATCGTCGACCTCAAGGCCGCCGATCCGCGTTTCGTCGACGGGCCGTCCCTGGGGAAGGGCACCCGCTACCCGCAGGCTTCCGTGCTGCCGGACGACAGGGTGCTGATCTCCGGCGGCTCCGAGGACTACCGCGGGCGCGGCGACTCCGACATCCTCGAGGCGCGGCTCTACGACCCCGAGACCGGCGAACTCGACCGGGTCGCCGACCCATTGGTGGGGCGCAACTACCACGCGGGGTCGATCCTGCTGCCCGACGGGCGGGTGATGTTCTTCGGGTCCGACTCGCTGTTCGGCGACAAGGCCAACACGAAGCCGGGGAAGTTCGAGCAGCGGATCGAGATCTACACGCCGCCGTATCTCCACCGGGGGTCCGGGCCGTCGCTGTCGGGCGGGCCGCGGACGATCGCGCGCGGCGCGTCGGGGACGTTCACCTCGCGGCACGCGGCCTCCATCACGAAGGTGCGGCTGATCCGGCCAAGTGCCTCGACGCATGTGACGGACGTGGATCAGCGGTCCATCGCCTTGGACTTCGTCACCTCCGGGGACAAGGTGACCGTGACAGTGCCGCAGAACCGGAACCTGGTGCAGGCCGGGTGGTACATGCTCTTCGTCGTCGACGACCGGGGGGTACCCGGTGACGCGCGGTGGGTGAGGGTTCCCTAGTGCCGTTCGCGGGTGCGGGGCGCCGGGCGCCTTGTCGCGCAGCGCCCCGCGCCCCTAGGCCGTCGAGGCCCGCGCCAGGTCCAAGGCGTAGTCGGGCCACCATGCGCCTGCCTTGGGACCGCCCTTGCATTCGCCGTCCGACTCTCCCGGGCGTTTGATCCAGAGGTAGGCGTCCACCAGCGGATCGGCCGTCCTGGTCGTCGGGGTCTCCCCCAGGGCCCGGCCCGGCGGGTTGCACCAGCGTTCGTCCGGATTCCCCTCGGTGTAGGGGCCGTTGCCGTTGCGGCTGGTGTCGACGACGAAGTGCTTGCCGCCGACCTTCGCGGACAGCTCCTTGCCGTAGGCGATGGACTCCTCGGTGGAGTAGAAATTGGAGACGTTGACCGAGAAGCCGTCGGCCTGGTCGATGCCCGCCCGCCGCAGGGACGCGAAGATCTGGTCGGGGTGGCCCCAGCCCGCGTTGCCCGCGTCCAGGTACACCTTGGTGTCCGGCTGGGACTTCAGCCTGCCGACGGCGTACTTCAGCAGGTCGTACCGCTCCTCGTGGAACTCGCCCGGCGTGCACCCGTCCACCAGGTGCAGCACCGCGTCCGGTTCCAGGATCACCGTCGCGGAGCGGTCGCCGATGCCTCTGGTGACGCCGTCGATCCAGGCGCGGTAGGCGTTGCCGTCGGCGGCGCCGCCTCCCGAGTACTGGCCGCAGTCGCGGTGCGGAATGTTGTAGAGGACGAGCAGGGCCGTACGGTCGGCCTTCGCGGCGGCCTCGGTGAAGCCGCGCGCCTGCTGCTCCGGGTTCTCCGCGCCGATCCACTCACCGGTCGGCTGCTGGGCGATCTTGCGGATCTGCTCGGCCTCGCTCCTCCTGCCGTCCCTCACGTAGTCGGCGACCTGCTGGGCCGCGTTACCGTCCGGGTTGACCCAGAACGGGGCGGCGTCCTTGGGCTGTTGGGTGATGCGGGCGCCGGTGTCGCTCTCGCCGCCGTCCCCGTCCCCGTTACCGTCGCCGCCGTCACCGGACGAACAACCCGCGATCAGCAGTGCCGCCCCCAGCACGACCGCGACCGCCCCCCTGCTGCCGTACATCCAACTCCCCCTTGGGTGCACCGGTCCACAAGCCCCAATCCTGACATACGTCGCGTTGCGTTCACGAGGTCGCCGGCGAGCTTGGCCGGGACCTGTTACAGACCGGTGCCGGTGAGGTACGCGGAGACGACCACGTTCGCCGTGTAGGTGTGGCCGGCGCGGTCGAAGGTGCCGCCGCAGGTGATCAGTCGCAGTTCGGCCCGCCCCGGCTTGCGCGCCCCGTAGGCCTGTTGGGCGTCGAAGCGGTCACGGCTGAGGACCGTGACGTCCTCCACGGTGAACTCGGCCACCTTGCCGTCGTCCCGGATGACGCGGACGGTCTGGCCGGGGCGCAGGGTGCTGAGCTTGTAGAAGACGGCGGGGCGGGTCGCGGTGTCGACATGGCCCACCATCAGCGCGGTGCCGGCGGTGCCCGGCTTCGCGCCGGCCGCGTACCAGCCGACGACGCCGGGCTGGTCGTACGGCGGTGGATCGACCGCGCCCTGCGCATCGAGCCCGCGGGCCACGACGGGCGCCTGGATGCCGAGGCCGGGGACGTCGAGGCGCTGGGGCAGCGCGCCGGTCAGCGGTTCGGCGGCCGGCGGCAGCGCGGCGATGGGCGGGCGGCCCGCCGCCGCCATGTCGCCGGTGGTGGGCGCGGACACGCCGTGCCGTACGTCGGTCACCTCACGGCCCCACAGCCACAGCCC
This region of Streptomyces chromofuscus genomic DNA includes:
- a CDS encoding glycosyltransferase family 2 protein; the protein is MTSTPTGARQNFDLSPTTQLGVSSHRTGHTGTYRRIRRTLPRYDYEHYSRLAGPLTEPDPTRPYRVQYRSLISQEPHRVRVALMLAAAPLLSLVLLVWLLQPAHWTERDHPAYAFLPALDVVMLVSIGLIEFFRCMNVLSNAHATLVARDPVPVVPETGTRVAFLTSFVPGKEPLEMVTRTLQAAVRIRHRGLLHVWLLDEGDDPEVKEVCARLGVHHFSRKGVAKWNQARGPHRARTKHGNYNAWLDAYGDDYDFFASVDTDHVPLPNYLERMLGFFRDPDVGFVIGPQVYGNYDTFVTKAAESQQFLFHALIQRASNRYGAPMFVGTSNAVRIRALKQIGGLYDSITEDMATGFEIHRHRNPATGRKWRSVYTPDVLAVGEGPSAWTDFFTQQMRWSRGTYETILKQYWKGWYSLPPTKLFNYTMMIIFYPMSALNWILAALSCALFLGLGASGVNIDPAVWLMLYGNASALQIGLYVWNRRHNVSPHEPEGSGGVAGMVMSALSAPLYAKALIDSVLRRKSKFVVTPKGDSASPDRWFGTFRYHWYFVLIFGASIAAGFCLGHSHPAMIIWASFATLITATPVLAWRWELRQARKRPTAPSAPEPQDAVPAPTPAHGVPTPTPAHGVAR
- the glxA gene encoding radical copper oxidase GlxA is translated as MNDRAGRRRARRLAIGTVVVLAVAGMNGPWLYRVGSEKYHQYRISRPEYMAENGRWEIVEFPPEYRQNTIHAALLHTGKILLVAGSGNNQDNFDAKRFDTRLWDPAEGTIEKVPTPNDLFCTGHTQLANGRLLIAGGTKRYEKLAGDVKKAGGLMIVYNENPDKPITLPAGTKFTGKENGRTFVSKDPVLVPRAKKVFDKKTGRFLRNDPGFGRIYVEAAKEGAKYETGTQDNYSVQGLTGADARNTYGIAQKLALDKKDFQGIRDAYEFDPVAEKYVKVDPMKEARWYPTLTTLSDGKVLSVSGLDDIGQLVPGKNEVFDPETKQWTYTEKERQFPTYPALFLMQNGKIFYSGANAGYGPDDVGRDPGIWDVTSNRFTEVPGMSDANMLETANTVLLPPAQDETYMVIGGGGVGESRLSSAKTRIVDLKAADPRFVDGPSLGKGTRYPQASVLPDDRVLISGGSEDYRGRGDSDILEARLYDPETGELDRVADPLVGRNYHAGSILLPDGRVMFFGSDSLFGDKANTKPGKFEQRIEIYTPPYLHRGSGPSLSGGPRTIARGASGTFTSRHAASITKVRLIRPSASTHVTDVDQRSIALDFVTSGDKVTVTVPQNRNLVQAGWYMLFVVDDRGVPGDARWVRVP
- a CDS encoding glycoside hydrolase family 6 protein, producing the protein MYGSRGAVAVVLGAALLIAGCSSGDGGDGNGDGDGGESDTGARITQQPKDAAPFWVNPDGNAAQQVADYVRDGRRSEAEQIRKIAQQPTGEWIGAENPEQQARGFTEAAAKADRTALLVLYNIPHRDCGQYSGGGAADGNAYRAWIDGVTRGIGDRSATVILEPDAVLHLVDGCTPGEFHEERYDLLKYAVGRLKSQPDTKVYLDAGNAGWGHPDQIFASLRRAGIDQADGFSVNVSNFYSTEESIAYGKELSAKVGGKHFVVDTSRNGNGPYTEGNPDERWCNPPGRALGETPTTRTADPLVDAYLWIKRPGESDGECKGGPKAGAWWPDYALDLARASTA
- a CDS encoding class F sortase, producing the protein MILSDPERSTGTGRLVTGVVWALLLLGLWLWGREVTDVRHGVSAPTTGDMAAAGRPPIAALPPAAEPLTGALPQRLDVPGLGIQAPVVARGLDAQGAVDPPPYDQPGVVGWYAAGAKPGTAGTALMVGHVDTATRPAVFYKLSTLRPGQTVRVIRDDGKVAEFTVEDVTVLSRDRFDAQQAYGARKPGRAELRLITCGGTFDRAGHTYTANVVVSAYLTGTGL